Genomic window (Ruminococcus flavefaciens AE3010):
TGGCAGGCACTCTGCTTATGCAGATATAAAGCAGAATTTTATGGGCTTCTGGTGCCTGCTGGACGATAACAGGATAATCGGGACTGCGGCAGTGAAAAAGCTCGGCGATAAGGTCTGTGAGCTCAAATGCATGTACCTGTACAGGGAGTACCAAGGACAGGGGCTGGGACGCAGACTTGCGGAAACTGCCATGAGCTTCGCAAGGGAGAAGGGCTTTGAGAAAATGGTTCTTGATACAGTATCGACTTATGAAAAAGCCCTGAGATTATATGAAAATCTGGGGTTCAGACCAATTGAAAGATACAACGACAATGAAAAGGCTGATGTGTTTATGATGAAAGAGCTTGATGCGGGGACGGTTGTACGTGAGATAACAGATAAGGATTTCGAGGGACTCATGCGCCTGTATATGGAGCTCCACGACAATCTGTTCCCCGAAAAGGACGATAGGGTAATGTCCATATGGGAGCGAATAGTCTCGGATAAAGATCACCATATCATAGTTGCCGAGGTGGACGGACGCATAGCGGCTTCATGTGTCTGCGTAATAATCCCCAATCTTACCCGCGGACAGCGTCCTTATGCCTTTATCGAGAATGTGGTCACGTCTGCTAAGTATCGTAGAAATGGGCTGGCTACTGCTTGCCTTGATTACGCTCGTGAGCTGGCGCGGAAAGAGAACTGCTATAAAATGATG
Coding sequences:
- a CDS encoding GNAT family N-acetyltransferase, whose product is MKELDAGTVVREITDKDFEGLMRLYMELHDNLFPEKDDRVMSIWERIVSDKDHHIIVAEVDGRIAASCVCVIIPNLTRGQRPYAFIENVVTSAKYRRNGLATACLDYARELARKENCYKMMLMTGSKDSGVLDFYEKAGYNSSDKTAFIQWL